From Spirochaetota bacterium:
AAGGCACAATACTATGAATAGAGATCTATCAATAACTGGGCAAACAAAAAATTGATATTTTTATCTCCTCCCAAAGAGATTCCTTAAAAATGCATAAATTAATCCCCATGCTGAATCATCATTACCACTAGGCTGCACTGATGATTCATCGCTATTTTGGGAGAGGTTGTTTGAAATATTCTCAGCAATGGATGATGAGATATTAAATTCTAGGTCCACATCCCTGTCTTCAACCCTACCAATGTGTGTGTCAATATCGGACTGTGGATCTCCCATTGATTGATTAAGTGAATCACTATAACCATGCTGAAACATTCGACAGGATAATATACCAGTACCATCGCCATTGTCCCATATTGCGATGCGTCTCCACTCCTGAGGATATTCGATAATTGAAGATGTGCTGATTCCCCAATAATAACCGTAGGGACTTTCCTCTTTTACAATATGGTTATTATGGTTATGCCCATAGATGTGAGCAATAACATTATCATAAGAGCAAAGACAACTTCTCAGTTCATTAGGAGTAACATTACCAATAGGGCTCAAAAATGAATCAGGACCATGATGAGAGAAAATGAGACAAAGCTTGTGAGAATTATTCTCTATCTCCCCCTTCATCCATTCAAACTGGTCCCTATTGAGGGTGCCTTCCGCTATGCCCCCTACAACCTCTTGAGATTGTGTCTTTAGCCACTTTAGAAAAGTTATCAAAATATATTTAATTATTAATTCCCTGCCAAGTGAATCTTCTAATCTTATAAGCCGACCAATTAAGCTTCTATTTCTCGACATGAACCTATCAATTAATCCTTCTACCCAATTATCATTGTTGGTATTCAACACAATACAGTGTACATAATCATTGGGATCAAAGCTGTAGTAACCATCCATATTCTCCGGCATCATGTCAAATCCATAATTAAAAAGTAATTCTATCACCTCTTCCTGAGTGGTTATCTCAAATCCATAGGTCTCTTTCATGTTTTTATGAATTGCTTCCATTAACTTCGCAGGGAAGTTGCCAACAATCATGGTATCGTGATTCCCAATCGCGGCATACCATGGTATATCAACTTCAATACCCTGGGGATTAACCGGAGTCATAATATCCCTATCAACAAGTTCAAGATAATCATCCGACATAATGTTTCCATTTAGAACATCCATAAACCATTGAAATTCATTTTGCATCGCGTTGTCTACCATGTCTCCAGTGGATATCATAAAATCAAAAGTCTCTTCTGCATGTTGTTGATTTATGGAACGTATTACCGCATCCAATGCGGTAGCGCTCATATGTTGTTGAGGTCTCCAGGCTGCATCTAATCCTGGGATATCATCAAGCACCTCAACACGCAAGGGATTTGTTCCATCTGTTATATGAACATCAGTAATATGGACAAAATCCAGTAGTTTTAGTTCATTCTCAGTCGAATTTGACAGCATCCTCGATAATGCATATATTGGTCTTGTGGCTGCAAAGACTAGTCCAATGGCTCCAGCTCTTGTTAAAAAATCTCTTCTGTTTAACATATACCTTTTCATATTACTACTCCTGATTTTTTTTACAACATCTTAATCTACAATAAAGCGATGCAGGCTGAAAATCTCCTTAAAAATGTTGTAATGGATTACCTCAATTAAGAGGATTAGTAAACATGAACCTTAATAATACCTGTAACGAGTAGGATTAATCCTCTATTATTTCAACTCGTTCCATCTTATCTCCTTGGTGGATTGAATCAACCACATCCTGACCACTTATCACCCTACCGAATACTGTATGTTTACCATTCAAATGAGGTTGTGGGGAATGAGTAATAAAAAATTGGCTCCCATTAGTATTAGGGCCAGCATTCGCCATTGAGATCACCCCTTTCTCATGTGTTAGAGGATTCCCTTCTATCTCATCTTCAAAACTATACCCGGCCCCTCCCCTTCCAGTGCCTGTAGGATCTCCTCCCTGAATCATAAAATTGCTTATCACCCGATGAAAGGTTACGTTATCATAGAACCCCTCTCTGACTAAGAATATAAAATTGTTAACTGTTTTGGGGGCGTGCTGTGAATATAATTCCAATTCTATATTACCCCTGTTGGTCTCGATTGTAACCTTGTACACTTTATTTGTATCAATTAGCATCTCAGGCGCACTATCCCATTGCTGTATATTCATTAATGATTCCTCCTCGATATAGTTTTTGTTATTTAATAATTATTCATTTACATAAATAATTTATATACAAAATTTAAATATTAAATGTATAATAACCGAATACAATTATCCGTTTCATTTGTATTATTCAAAATAGTATAGCATCTATATTCTATAGCCTATGCCCATATAGATGACTGAAAAACTCATCCTGTCATCAGATAATATTGTCTTATGCGAAACGCCGATTATAGTCTGAATATGATTTATAGTCAGGTTCATGAATATTGTTAGATTGACATAGGGATCTATTGTTTCTCTATATGATTCAGGAGTCGCAAAAGTGGAATCGTCCGAGTCGTTATTATCATCATTAAGGCTATTGAGCAATGGAACCAAAAATTCTGATTCTGATACTCCCATCCCTGCTGAAAAGGCGAGGTCAAAAAAGGCTGCTAACCTGTAGAGATACACAAAATTTAGTGTAATTCCTGTAACATCTAAATAGGAATACTCTGTATAAGTATAATATGATTCTTCAGTGTTAGTAGAGAAATAATCAAAATGAAATGATATAGCAACATCTCTCATTATTGCGTTATCTTGGAAGAGATTAATATTATTTAGTTCATAAAAGACATAAGCTGTAACCATATCTCCTTTTTTATATTCATCCTCCCATTT
This genomic window contains:
- a CDS encoding metallophosphoesterase, coding for MKRYMLNRRDFLTRAGAIGLVFAATRPIYALSRMLSNSTENELKLLDFVHITDVHITDGTNPLRVEVLDDIPGLDAAWRPQQHMSATALDAVIRSINQQHAEETFDFMISTGDMVDNAMQNEFQWFMDVLNGNIMSDDYLELVDRDIMTPVNPQGIEVDIPWYAAIGNHDTMIVGNFPAKLMEAIHKNMKETYGFEITTQEEVIELLFNYGFDMMPENMDGYYSFDPNDYVHCIVLNTNNDNWVEGLIDRFMSRNRSLIGRLIRLEDSLGRELIIKYILITFLKWLKTQSQEVVGGIAEGTLNRDQFEWMKGEIENNSHKLCLIFSHHGPDSFLSPIGNVTPNELRSCLCSYDNVIAHIYGHNHNNHIVKEESPYGYYWGISTSSIIEYPQEWRRIAIWDNGDGTGILSCRMFQHGYSDSLNQSMGDPQSDIDTHIGRVEDRDVDLEFNISSSIAENISNNLSQNSDESSVQPSGNDDSAWGLIYAFLRNLFGRR
- a CDS encoding peptidylprolyl isomerase → MNIQQWDSAPEMLIDTNKVYKVTIETNRGNIELELYSQHAPKTVNNFIFLVREGFYDNVTFHRVISNFMIQGGDPTGTGRGGAGYSFEDEIEGNPLTHEKGVISMANAGPNTNGSQFFITHSPQPHLNGKHTVFGRVISGQDVVDSIHQGDKMERVEIIED